A genomic window from Chlamydiales bacterium includes:
- a CDS encoding peptidylprolyl isomerase, whose product MRKYFLLVVTALLSLFCGKIFSKEITAAESNHPKVLIETNQGIIEVVLWPDVAPRAVENFLKHAEDGYYNNTIFHRVIRNFMIQGGDPLGNGTGGESIWGRPFENEIVRGVKFDKVGLLAMANKGPGTNGSQFFITTAPTLWLNGKHTIFGEVVKGYDVVEDIEGVPADSKNRPFEPQKIIKMVVEG is encoded by the coding sequence GTGCGAAAATATTTTTTATTAGTTGTGACAGCTCTCTTGAGCCTATTTTGTGGTAAAATTTTTTCTAAAGAGATTACTGCTGCAGAATCTAATCATCCAAAAGTTCTTATCGAAACAAACCAAGGGATCATTGAAGTTGTATTGTGGCCAGATGTTGCCCCAAGAGCCGTTGAAAACTTTTTAAAACATGCTGAAGATGGTTACTATAATAATACAATTTTTCACCGTGTTATTCGGAATTTTATGATTCAAGGTGGCGATCCACTTGGCAATGGCACGGGTGGCGAGTCTATTTGGGGGCGTCCTTTTGAGAATGAAATTGTTCGTGGAGTAAAATTTGATAAGGTGGGTTTACTTGCAATGGCTAACAAAGGCCCCGGTACAAATGGAAGTCAATTTTTTATTACAACAGCACCTACTCTTTGGTTGAATGGCAAACACACCATTTTTGGAGAAGTTGTTAAGGGCTATGATGTTGTAGAAGATATTGAAGGTGTTCCCGCAGATTCTAAAAATCGTCCATTTGAGCCTCAGAAAATTATTAAAATGGTAGTTGAAGGCTAA
- a CDS encoding sulfite exporter TauE/SafE family protein encodes MEYFIICLSSLLVSILTLFSGFGLATILMPLFALFFPLQIAIAATAIVHLFNSIFKAFLVGKFANKAIVIKFAIPALIASAIGAYLLGATSNLHALYSYKLQGLKFSITPISALIGIIIILSAIFELIPKLSKISFDQKYIPIGGLVSGFFGGLSGNQGMFRSAFLIRSGLKKEEFIGTSVLCSIVVDVVRITIYGWIIYSQQFATLLSHEMQNLLIVACAAAFIGSYIGSKLMHYSSLKMIQFIVGLMLLLMGFAMALGLIKPS; translated from the coding sequence TTGGAATACTTTATAATTTGTTTAAGTTCTCTTCTTGTTTCTATTTTAACGCTATTCTCTGGATTTGGTCTTGCAACTATTTTAATGCCCCTCTTTGCCCTGTTCTTTCCTCTACAAATAGCTATTGCAGCAACTGCTATCGTACATCTTTTTAATAGCATCTTTAAGGCTTTTCTTGTTGGAAAGTTTGCCAATAAAGCCATTGTAATTAAATTCGCAATACCTGCTCTAATAGCATCTGCAATAGGAGCCTATTTACTTGGAGCTACATCCAACTTACATGCTCTCTATTCTTACAAGTTGCAAGGCTTAAAATTCAGCATTACCCCAATAAGTGCCTTAATCGGAATCATCATCATTTTATCTGCTATCTTCGAATTAATCCCCAAGCTATCGAAAATCTCCTTCGACCAAAAATACATACCTATTGGAGGGCTAGTTTCGGGCTTTTTTGGAGGACTTTCTGGCAATCAAGGCATGTTCAGGTCGGCTTTTTTGATCAGGTCAGGGCTAAAAAAAGAAGAATTTATTGGAACAAGTGTACTCTGTAGCATCGTTGTTGACGTTGTACGTATTACTATCTATGGATGGATTATTTATTCACAACAATTTGCAACTCTTTTATCACATGAGATGCAAAATCTTTTAATTGTAGCATGCGCTGCTGCATTTATTGGATCTTATATTGGTAGCAAACTAATGCACTATTCGAGCCTTAAAATGATTCAATTCATTGTTGGCTTAATGCTCCTACTCATGGGCTTTGCAATGGCTCTTGGACTTATAAAACCATCTTAA
- a CDS encoding GNAT family N-acetyltransferase, which translates to MTYTIVQKPLLLVIGIECQTSNDPGCASKDIPQLWEKFNKENITQNIPNKVSNAIIGLYSNYEGDRTKPYSYLIGCQVHSIANLPPGMVAKTIPEATYAVFTTKNTPSNSLIGTWETIWKTNLKRAYTYDFEIHPENHSKLSTSPINIFIAINNYFIDFQIDPSPIYQSILFNGINANALKVKAQKPVLSFGFFIKDSSGTPIAGITSIIYYGCLHIDMLWVNETYRKHGLGSLLIQKCEKFAKDKSCTFATVDTMDWEALPFYQKLGFIIEFVQEGFVNNSIKYLLRKPL; encoded by the coding sequence ATGACCTACACAATTGTTCAAAAACCTCTCCTATTGGTAATAGGCATTGAATGCCAAACTTCTAATGATCCAGGTTGTGCCTCCAAAGACATCCCTCAGTTATGGGAAAAATTTAATAAAGAAAATATCACCCAAAACATACCCAACAAGGTTTCTAATGCTATCATCGGTCTATACTCAAATTATGAGGGCGATCGCACAAAACCTTATTCTTATTTAATTGGTTGCCAAGTTCATTCCATTGCTAATCTTCCACCAGGCATGGTTGCAAAAACAATTCCAGAAGCTACATATGCTGTGTTTACTACAAAAAACACTCCTTCTAATAGCTTAATAGGTACGTGGGAAACCATATGGAAAACTAACTTAAAAAGAGCTTATACATACGATTTTGAAATCCATCCTGAAAATCATTCAAAACTCTCAACTTCTCCTATTAATATATTTATTGCGATTAATAATTACTTCATCGACTTTCAAATAGATCCAAGCCCCATTTATCAATCAATACTATTCAATGGCATCAATGCGAATGCTTTAAAAGTAAAAGCGCAAAAACCCGTTCTATCTTTTGGTTTTTTCATCAAAGATTCATCTGGGACCCCCATAGCCGGTATTACTAGCATTATTTATTATGGCTGCCTTCACATAGACATGCTATGGGTAAATGAGACATATCGTAAGCATGGCCTTGGAAGCTTACTCATACAAAAATGTGAAAAATTTGCAAAAGATAAAAGCTGTACTTTTGCAACCGTTGACACTATGGATTGGGAGGCTCTTCCCTTTTATCAAAAGCTTGGATTTATAATTGAATTTGTGCAAGAAGGCTTTGTGAATAATTCTATAAAGTATCTGCTCAGAAAGCCTTTATAA
- a CDS encoding superoxide dismutase — MGKIGVTYLVGLKLILCAGLFAQNSEPDSINASSLKPASVEISKQKHYEAKDFSYLFGMPGFSDNALNLHFTLYKGYVKNANLLLDTLAEYNTKGDTKSPEYSELKRRLGWEFDGMRLHELYFENLGKQLPLDPGSSLHADLVQNFGSYDLWKNDFVSTGAMRGIGWVVLYRDPVSGRLVNMWINEHDVGHLTGGSPLLVMDVFEHAYLPDYQLDRAKYIDAFFQNINWEIIEKRSAKTLLDMPAPAAS, encoded by the coding sequence ATGGGCAAAATAGGTGTTACTTATCTAGTTGGTCTAAAGTTAATCTTGTGTGCTGGCCTGTTTGCACAAAATAGTGAGCCGGATTCGATAAATGCATCAAGCTTAAAGCCTGCATCTGTTGAGATAAGTAAGCAGAAGCATTATGAGGCAAAAGATTTTTCCTATCTTTTTGGTATGCCAGGGTTTAGTGATAATGCGCTTAATTTACATTTTACTTTGTATAAAGGATATGTAAAAAATGCTAATCTTCTGTTAGATACCCTTGCTGAATACAATACAAAGGGGGACACAAAGTCTCCTGAATATTCTGAGTTGAAAAGACGCCTTGGATGGGAGTTTGATGGGATGCGCTTGCATGAGCTTTATTTTGAAAATTTAGGAAAACAGCTTCCTTTAGATCCAGGTAGTTCTTTACACGCTGATTTAGTTCAAAATTTTGGCAGTTATGATTTGTGGAAGAATGACTTTGTAAGTACTGGTGCTATGAGGGGAATTGGCTGGGTTGTACTCTACAGGGATCCAGTAAGTGGAAGGCTTGTAAACATGTGGATTAATGAACATGATGTGGGGCACTTAACAGGTGGAAGTCCTTTATTAGTAATGGATGTTTTTGAGCATGCTTATCTTCCAGATTACCAATTGGATCGTGCAAAGTACATAGATGCGTTTTTTCAGAATATTAATTGGGAAATTATTGAAAAACGATCGGCAAAAACACTTTTGGATATGCCAGCTCCAGCAGCATCTTAA
- a CDS encoding sodium:alanine symporter family protein — protein sequence MDFKELLSLFNESFTFFCVFPALIILGAYLTIKLRFVQITKIRLSFSYLLKKDPKSQGQISHFEAISAVLAGNFGTGNISGMAVAISTGGPGALVWMWVMAFFGAAIQYASCILGVKYRQKNQDGEYMGGPMYYLEKGLGWKKLGVLFAILTTLGAITAGNFAQVNSMTLPLAQLGIDPLFSGLAIALFVGLVIFGGLKRMAKIASLIVPVKAFLYLGFALIILLLNIDKVIPALQLMYIAAIDPSAVMGGVLGMGVLKALTTGFDRGIFATDAGTGIVPILQSSAKTQNPVTDGIVTLATPLCVMIVCTMTGLVLLVSGAWQQTDLKSTNMVTYAFETGLGHSVGSYVVSCSLILFGYTTILAWGCCAEKAMHYLVGKRFANWYKYLYLALIPVGALIHVDLIWTLADICITTMLITNIAGVAFLSKQVIRESNNFFAKKEPLLSKITLEEA from the coding sequence ATGGATTTTAAAGAACTTCTCTCTCTTTTCAATGAATCATTTACGTTTTTTTGTGTCTTTCCAGCCCTTATTATCTTAGGAGCCTATTTAACCATTAAGCTTCGCTTTGTACAGATTACAAAAATCCGTTTGAGCTTTTCTTATCTCTTAAAAAAAGATCCAAAATCACAAGGCCAAATTTCTCACTTTGAAGCTATTTCAGCAGTACTTGCCGGTAATTTTGGAACAGGTAATATTTCAGGAATGGCTGTAGCTATTTCTACAGGAGGCCCAGGAGCTCTTGTCTGGATGTGGGTTATGGCATTTTTTGGAGCTGCAATACAATATGCAAGCTGCATTTTGGGAGTAAAGTACCGGCAAAAAAATCAAGATGGCGAATATATGGGAGGTCCTATGTATTATCTTGAAAAGGGTCTTGGCTGGAAAAAGCTCGGCGTACTCTTTGCCATTCTCACAACACTTGGAGCCATTACTGCCGGAAACTTTGCGCAAGTAAATTCCATGACACTTCCTCTAGCACAACTAGGTATAGACCCTCTTTTTTCAGGGCTTGCAATTGCTCTATTTGTAGGACTTGTCATCTTTGGGGGCCTAAAAAGAATGGCTAAAATTGCATCACTTATCGTACCTGTAAAAGCATTTCTTTACTTAGGATTTGCTCTTATTATCCTACTGCTCAATATAGATAAAGTGATACCCGCACTCCAATTAATGTATATTGCAGCTATAGATCCAAGTGCAGTCATGGGAGGTGTTCTTGGAATGGGTGTCCTTAAAGCGCTTACTACAGGATTTGATCGCGGTATTTTTGCAACAGATGCAGGAACTGGTATTGTACCCATTTTACAGTCAAGTGCAAAGACACAAAACCCTGTTACTGACGGTATAGTCACACTTGCAACACCTCTTTGCGTTATGATTGTTTGTACAATGACAGGACTTGTTTTGCTTGTGTCTGGTGCTTGGCAACAAACTGACTTAAAAAGCACAAACATGGTGACCTATGCGTTTGAAACAGGCCTTGGGCATTCTGTTGGCTCTTATGTCGTTTCTTGCTCACTCATCTTGTTTGGCTACACAACAATTTTAGCATGGGGATGCTGTGCAGAAAAGGCTATGCACTATCTTGTTGGCAAAAGGTTTGCTAATTGGTACAAATACCTTTATTTAGCTCTAATCCCCGTTGGGGCTTTAATTCATGTAGATCTCATCTGGACACTTGCAGACATCTGTATTACAACCATGCTAATCACTAATATTGCAGGGGTTGCTTTTCTTTCCAAACAAGTTATTCGCGAAAGCAACAACTTTTTTGCAAAAAAAGAACCCCTTCTCTCAAAGATCACTTTAGAAGAAGCTTAG
- a CDS encoding class I SAM-dependent methyltransferase: protein MDLLLPDIVDGEDKSSSLKNRIRNNYRHLKKWARRECTNCFRIYDREIPYYPLAIDFYAGRFCVHYFSKIKGIIEPPESLVAEVHEALYSLFAVPLEHIYWRTRIRRKKIEQYEKVGESSEFFTILEYGVKFRVNLQDYLDTGLFLDHRETRKLVASASEGKRLLNLFAYTCSFSVHAAIKGALFTKSVDMSNTYTEWGKENFLLNGLSLKNNQVVRSDCLKFVDEEAHLQAKYDVIIIDPPTLSRSKKMEEMFDLQVDYVPLLLKALKLLANGGVLFFSTNSRRFNFEESHFPGYTIKDISYKTLPKDFQDPKIHRCWTLIKAF from the coding sequence ATGGATTTACTCTTACCTGATATTGTAGATGGCGAGGATAAAAGTTCATCTTTAAAAAATAGGATTAGAAACAACTATCGGCACTTAAAAAAATGGGCCAGGCGAGAGTGTACGAACTGCTTTCGTATTTATGATAGAGAAATTCCTTATTACCCCCTTGCAATCGATTTTTATGCTGGGCGCTTTTGTGTTCACTATTTTTCTAAGATAAAGGGGATAATAGAACCTCCTGAAAGTCTTGTAGCTGAAGTACATGAAGCACTATACAGCTTGTTTGCGGTACCTCTTGAACACATTTACTGGAGGACTCGCATTAGGCGGAAAAAAATAGAGCAATATGAAAAGGTAGGAGAGTCGTCAGAGTTTTTTACAATTTTAGAGTATGGTGTAAAGTTTAGAGTTAACTTACAAGATTATCTTGATACAGGTCTCTTTTTAGATCATCGAGAAACAAGAAAACTTGTGGCTAGTGCGTCTGAGGGAAAGAGATTGTTAAATTTATTTGCCTACACATGTTCTTTTAGTGTTCACGCAGCCATTAAGGGAGCACTTTTTACAAAAAGTGTCGATATGTCAAATACATACACAGAATGGGGGAAAGAGAATTTTTTGTTGAATGGTCTTTCACTTAAAAATAATCAAGTTGTGCGCTCGGATTGTTTGAAATTTGTGGATGAAGAAGCTCATTTACAAGCAAAGTATGATGTGATTATCATAGATCCTCCAACACTTTCTCGTTCCAAAAAAATGGAAGAGATGTTTGATTTGCAAGTAGATTATGTTCCTCTTCTTTTAAAGGCCTTAAAATTGCTTGCAAATGGGGGTGTTTTGTTTTTCAGTACCAATTCAAGAAGGTTTAATTTTGAAGAGAGCCATTTTCCAGGTTACACCATCAAAGATATTTCGTATAAGACATTGCCAAAGGATTTTCAAGATCCCAAAATTCATCGTTGTTGGACCCTTATAAAGGCTTTCTGA
- a CDS encoding multidrug efflux SMR transporter: MGWIYLLLAGLCEIGFTTFLNLSNNFTRLLPTLAFLALAALSFAFLSFSLKSIPLGTAYAIWTGIGAFGTAIIGVAFFNESADFWRILFLALLIGSIVGLKVVSPH, encoded by the coding sequence ATGGGATGGATTTATCTTTTACTTGCAGGTCTCTGTGAAATAGGCTTCACAACCTTTTTGAATTTATCTAATAACTTTACACGTCTTTTACCAACACTTGCATTCTTAGCACTTGCTGCTCTAAGTTTTGCTTTTCTCTCTTTTAGCTTAAAATCTATTCCTCTTGGAACGGCTTACGCTATTTGGACAGGAATTGGAGCCTTTGGAACAGCGATTATTGGCGTTGCCTTCTTCAATGAATCTGCAGATTTTTGGCGCATTCTCTTTCTTGCTCTATTAATTGGCTCCATAGTAGGACTAAAGGTTGTATCGCCACACTAA
- a CDS encoding cation:proton antiporter, protein MSEFFIQIVLILLSARLLGELAACISIPAVIGELCAGVLLGPSLLGWVHSTETIHSLAEIGVVLLLFEIGLETNIANLMKVKTKAIFSACMGVIVPFVLGFVLPYYVFHQDLLLSLFIGGTLTATSIGVTLRVMSELKKQQSYESQIVLGAAIIDDVIGIVILSILYEFSTTRVIDIFNIGKVLLFVVVFLLISPILVKSIASLIKYYNTKSAIPGLLPTMIVSLLLFFAWLAREFGAPELIGGFAAGLALSKSFSMPFFKFLKTDKRFSTRIEHTLKPIVHLFVPIFFVNIGLTLDLKEISWGTSFIWIFSSAIFLAAILGKLSAGFILLKDSKWVKWAVGLAMIPRGEVGLVFADVGKSNGVFGQEIYASITLVIAMTTLFGPLALRWFYKSKSHCKAHE, encoded by the coding sequence ATGAGCGAATTTTTTATACAAATTGTTTTGATTTTATTGTCCGCAAGGCTCTTAGGTGAATTAGCAGCTTGCATTTCCATTCCTGCTGTAATTGGAGAGTTATGTGCTGGTGTATTACTTGGTCCGAGTCTTCTTGGATGGGTTCATTCTACTGAAACTATTCATTCACTTGCAGAAATTGGTGTCGTCTTACTGTTATTTGAAATTGGTTTGGAAACAAATATTGCTAACTTAATGAAAGTAAAAACAAAGGCAATCTTTTCTGCCTGTATGGGCGTTATTGTGCCGTTTGTTTTGGGCTTTGTTTTGCCCTACTATGTTTTTCATCAGGATTTACTTCTTTCGCTTTTTATTGGGGGTACGCTGACAGCAACAAGTATAGGAGTTACGTTGCGAGTCATGTCTGAGCTAAAAAAGCAACAAAGTTATGAGTCACAGATTGTTTTGGGAGCTGCGATTATCGATGATGTTATTGGTATTGTCATACTTTCCATTCTCTATGAATTTTCAACAACAAGAGTTATTGACATTTTTAATATAGGAAAAGTTCTCCTATTTGTTGTCGTGTTTTTGCTTATATCACCTATTTTGGTAAAGTCTATTGCAAGCCTTATCAAGTATTATAATACAAAGAGTGCAATTCCAGGGTTGCTTCCAACGATGATTGTTTCTTTGCTGTTATTTTTTGCATGGCTTGCGCGTGAATTTGGGGCACCTGAGTTGATTGGTGGTTTTGCAGCTGGCCTTGCACTTTCCAAGAGTTTTTCGATGCCTTTTTTCAAGTTTTTAAAGACTGATAAGCGCTTTTCTACGCGTATTGAGCATACGCTGAAACCCATTGTTCATTTATTTGTTCCTATATTTTTTGTAAATATTGGTCTCACGCTGGATTTAAAAGAGATTTCTTGGGGCACTTCATTTATATGGATATTTTCTTCAGCCATTTTTTTGGCTGCTATTTTGGGAAAGCTTTCTGCCGGTTTTATTCTTCTCAAAGACTCCAAGTGGGTTAAATGGGCAGTTGGCTTGGCCATGATACCAAGAGGAGAAGTAGGACTGGTTTTTGCAGATGTTGGAAAGTCAAATGGCGTTTTTGGTCAGGAAATTTATGCGAGCATTACACTTGTCATTGCTATGACCACGCTATTTGGTCCGCTTGCTTTAAGATGGTTTTATAAGTCCAAGAGCCATTGCAAAGCCCATGAGTAG
- the fumC gene encoding class II fumarate hydratase has translation MKEERIEQDSMGTISVPSDKYWGAQTARALLYFNIGEDHTPRSVIKALGILKKAIALVNRDLGKLDAEKAKWISIASDEIIDGKLYEHFPLYVWQAGGGTQTNMNVNEVISNRAIELAGGVLGSRSPIHPNDHVNMSQSSNDTIPTAMHIAAVMEIHETLLPKVQKMRDALAKKMDAFKQIVKIGRTHLMDAVPLTLGQEFSGYVGQLDLNIERIKEVLVGLYSLAIGGTAVGTGLNTHPEFAVRVVRKIKELTGFPFIPADNKFTAIACHDPIVFASGALKTLAVSLMKIANDIRWMGSGPRCGFGELILPQNELGSSIMPGKANPTQCEAMTMVAAQVMGNDVAITVAGSQGNFEINAYKPVIIYNFLHSLRLLADTCNNFTDFLLEGLLPNEKKIRYFVEHSLMLVTALSPIIGYDNCAKIAHFAHEKDLTLKDAALKLGLISAEDFDKYTDPKAMI, from the coding sequence ATGAAAGAAGAGCGTATTGAACAAGATAGCATGGGAACAATTAGCGTTCCAAGTGATAAGTACTGGGGTGCGCAGACAGCTAGAGCTTTGCTCTATTTTAATATTGGCGAGGATCATACTCCAAGATCGGTCATTAAAGCTTTAGGTATTTTAAAAAAAGCTATTGCCCTAGTGAATAGGGATCTTGGCAAATTAGATGCTGAGAAAGCCAAGTGGATCTCTATAGCGTCAGATGAAATCATTGATGGCAAGTTGTATGAGCATTTTCCCCTGTATGTATGGCAAGCGGGCGGTGGTACTCAAACAAACATGAATGTCAATGAGGTTATTTCTAATAGGGCAATTGAGCTTGCAGGTGGTGTGCTTGGTTCTAGAAGTCCTATTCATCCAAATGATCATGTAAACATGTCTCAATCTTCTAACGACACAATTCCAACAGCTATGCATATTGCAGCTGTTATGGAAATCCATGAGACGCTACTTCCTAAAGTGCAAAAAATGCGAGATGCTCTTGCAAAAAAGATGGATGCTTTTAAACAAATTGTCAAAATTGGGCGTACACATTTGATGGATGCGGTTCCTTTAACTTTAGGGCAAGAGTTTAGTGGATATGTAGGTCAGCTTGACTTAAATATTGAGCGTATCAAAGAGGTTCTTGTGGGCTTATATTCTCTTGCAATAGGGGGTACTGCTGTTGGAACAGGGCTTAATACGCATCCTGAATTTGCTGTAAGGGTTGTTAGAAAAATCAAAGAACTTACTGGTTTTCCTTTTATTCCAGCAGATAATAAGTTTACAGCCATTGCTTGCCATGACCCAATTGTCTTTGCAAGTGGCGCCCTTAAGACGCTTGCAGTATCTTTGATGAAAATTGCAAATGATATTCGCTGGATGGGATCTGGTCCAAGATGTGGTTTTGGGGAGTTGATATTACCTCAAAATGAACTAGGATCTTCCATTATGCCAGGAAAAGCCAATCCTACACAGTGTGAAGCAATGACAATGGTTGCAGCGCAGGTAATGGGTAATGACGTTGCTATTACAGTTGCTGGATCACAGGGAAACTTTGAAATTAACGCTTATAAACCAGTGATTATTTATAACTTTTTGCATTCATTGCGCCTGCTAGCGGATACCTGCAATAACTTTACAGATTTTTTACTCGAGGGATTATTGCCAAATGAAAAGAAGATCCGTTATTTTGTTGAGCATTCTTTGATGCTTGTTACTGCTTTAAGCCCTATCATTGGCTATGATAATTGTGCAAAAATTGCCCATTTTGCTCATGAAAAGGATTTGACACTGAAAGATGCGGCGTTGAAATTAGGCCTTATTTCAGCAGAAGATTTTGATAAATATACCGATCCTAAAGCAATGATTTAG